The genomic interval tcaaagttgttttcatgccacacagttttttttttccaatataatatataatcaaaaacataattttcaaTGTCAGCActtttcagaaaattatacctaaatttatagaatttatactcaaatttaaccagtttaaaattaataaaagttgtcataacatatttccccttacctgttcctcaaGTTCCTGCCTAAACCAAACGAAAAACGAGAGCCTGTAATCCAAAATTCCCAACTCActcaaatatgataaaaatactcatttaatacttcctaggctccatataattatatttaacaagaaaacttcaaaatatctaacttaccctaattttgggatagtgccccaaaaccccaaatcaacgacTTGCTCCTACAGTTTTGCAGAGAATAATCCtacaaacctcgtggtggttcagGATCGTCAAACCGAGCTGAATCCAAGCCagattcgaagagagaaggcaaagggtcatttttagagagagaaaatgagaggagTGATTTCTTcgctgaaaaatgaaagaaatcgctatttataggcagagactcgtcaacgagacacgtggattcgtcgatgatCCCATAaagaacattcatcgacgagaccgtGAGTTCGTTGACGATTTTCACGGTCTTGTCGACAagtttcaaaatatctcaaacacTCTTGGTAAATCCTCGACGACAagacatgtgccctcgtcgaTGGGCCAAGGAAgaacgttcgtcgatgagactagttggttcgtcgacgaggcctcgcTAACACtccaaaaaaattcctttttcttcccttctctctttcctttcctttccttttattatttttattaattaaattttttaggtcattacatCTACGGACTTCAACTACAGGTGTACTCTAATTTACCTGTGATTCTATATTCTCCTTATCCTCTTCACCCCGTTTCTGGGTAGTACTTTCAGTGAATTCATCTAAGTTGACCAACTTAAATTTCTTGTGAACTATCTCTATGAAATCTGGCACTATAGTTGACATGTCCTTATACGTAActtgttcattaaatatcacatttctacttttGATGATTATtctgttttgttcatcccaaaactgatagccaaatttctcattaCCATAggtaatgaaaaaacatattttatactttgcatcaagtttactacgagtATTGGAAtcaatatgaatataagaaacacaactaaaaacttttaaatgggaaaaatttacctctttattactccaaacctcttcaggaagtctgaacttcatgggaactgaaggtcctcaGTTTATCAGGTAAGCTACAATACTAACAGCATCAGCCTAGAAAGTTTTTGGTATGTTTAGCATGCAATCTTATACTCCTAACACGCTCATTGAGAGTTTTGTTCATGCGCTCAACCACGCCATTTTTTTGTGGTGTCCCAAGAATGGTCTTCTCCATCCTGATTCCATGTGTAGGACAATACTcactgaaccctccatctatgtactctcctctaTTCTCTGACCTCAAATATTTTACTTTTAAACATGTTTCTGTCttaaccatagccttccacttcttaaaagtctcaaatacatcaaatttattttttagaaaataaacctATACCTTTTTGGTTGAGTTATCAAAGAAAGTCATGTAATACCTTGAACCTCCGAGGGATGCAACCGGAGAAGGCCCCCACAAATCAGTGTGTACTAACTCCAATTTTTTCAGCTTTGGTGTCCTACCAGTTTTCAAGAAGCTCACCTTTTTCTGTTTTCCTAAGATGTAGCTTTGACACATATCAAAATCAACGAACTTCAATTctggtagtttcccttttgacagcagcatcttcatccctttctcactcatgtgaccaaatATGCAGTACCATAAGTTTGTATCAAtacttgcttcagcaactgcaattgtgtcttttggacttgaggtcataAATAGAATACCAGTCTTCTTTCCACGAACCAATGCTCTGGCTCTCTTTATAACCTTCCAAGTACTACCAACAAACAATATTGCatacccttcatcatcaagttgtccAACAGAAATCAGATTCTTCCTCAGGTCAAGAATATGTCATACCTTCTCCAGCAACGAAACAAATCCATTGGGCAACAACATCCGGACATTTCTTATACCCACAACATCTAAGGTTGTACCATCaaccaaatacaccttaccaaaatcaccTACAACATAGTTCTGTATGATTTCTTagtgtgaagtggtatgaaacgaagctcctgagtccaaaaTCAATTATCAAGTGGACTGTTTACTGCAAGAAGTAATGCATCttgtacctcttctgttacaaCATTAGTAGAATCATCTTTATTCTTATTCTTAATACTTTTGCATTGTTGCCTAACTTGTTGGCCTGATCTAGATTTACTTTTGTTTCGATTAGAATTTCTGGACTTTGATCTGCCCTGATTTGAATTTCTGTCATTACCTCTACCTTTGGTCTTAAGGTTTAGAGTAGAGTCAGATCCTAAGGTTTCATCTGCATCTTttctgcgaatctcctcagccaAAATTAAGTCTCATATGTCATTgtacttcaatttttcttttcctgtATAATTGCTTACTGTCATCCTCATTGCCTCTCATCTGTTTGGCAAAGAAGCCAAAATGATCAATCCATGAatttcatcatcaaaatcaatttttacAAACGACAATTGATTTGTAATAGTGTCAAACTCGTTTAGATGTTGTGCTACTGATGCATTCTCTGCCATCTTCAAATTGAACAGTTTCTTCATCAAATGCACCTTGTTGTTTGTTGATGGCTTTTCATACAAACCAGACAAAACTTTCATCAAATATGCTATGGTCTTATCCTTTACAACattgtgtgcaacagacctaaACAGAATTAACCTAATAATTCCCAATACCTGTCTGTCAAGAAGAGTCCAATCCTCATCCTTCATAGTCGCCAATTTTTCCCCTCGAAATGGCAGATGCATATTCTTCCCATAAAGATGATTCTCAATTTGCATCTTCCAGAATCCAAAGTCTATGTCATCGAACTTTTCTATTCCAGGCGTTTTTCCTGCTTCCTCTGCCATTACTCCCACTCAAACATAaccctaggttctgataccagtTGCTAGGAAATTAAACATGAAATTCGCAATTACTTATGAGAAATAAAATAGAAGAACACACACCGAAGAAAAATAATCACATGCATAAGACAGTATTTAGATGATTCGATAATTTACCCACGTCCATGAAATTGTAGGGATTGCACTATTATTAGAGAAAAATACAAAGTGCGGCGTCTTTCAAAATTGTGTCAAAAATACACAAACCTTAATCACCAAAAACAATgatttttatatcttgtgcataaGATTCATAATGGACTACAAAACGGGTCGGGTTGGGTCATCATCCGGATCAAAACAATTAGATTCCACAAAACCCAACATACTTAGCTTTAGGAAAAGCCAAGCTGGTACAATTAATGAAGACTTTGGGAAAGGGAGTTGCAAGGTAGGAACTGGTTCGTGGTTACTACCCCTGGAGGCTAGGTAGTAAGCTTGGATAGCATCTAGTAGAAAAGGAAAGGACGCATAGAAGTGGAAATTTAAGGGCCTGCTCACTTGCgaacaatttttttcaaattttcagaaaataacaAAATGCCACCCTGTTTTTCATTTCCCTGACATCTATATTGGAAATTTAGAAAACGACTAATGTTTTCCAATTTTTCTACACAAATGTTAGAAAACTAAGAAATAAGGTGATATTTTTCTTGGTGGAATTTGCTGAAATTTTTGGTTTGTGCCTAAGGGAAGGACGGCATTTTTGTGCAAAAAATAATGTGACATTGGCTTGACTTGAGCAAGTGAAACCTTGAAACTtttataaaaacaaataaataaataaagtaaaataacaCAGAATGATATAAATTTGTATCTTAATTTTTTCAAGAAATTTTCGTTTCTACTCttcattccacaaaccaaacaggACATTAGCTCCTGCCCTTAGGATTGGTTGGTTTCTTTGCTGGCTGTGCATTTGCCACAGGTGTGGCTTCTATCTGGTGGTAACTGATAAAATTACTACTAGTTTTGCTGGGATTTTCTTAAAAATTGATCAACAAGGCGCCATCCATCCATTAATGCCATTACCATTCATTATGACACTGATATGGCAGGCACTAGATGAAGATGAGATCAATCAGAACTCATCCAGAGTTGCTAGTTAAGAGTAACAGTACTTAAAGCAGAACCGAGTAAACATAGGTTTTGATTATCATGCCCAGGTGTGTTCCTCGAGTCTCTTACTATTACAACATATAAAGTAAgaattatgaaagaaaaaaatgagcCATGGCAACAAATTCTCAACTAAAAGCACACATGCTCCAAAAGGCACAAACAAAAACTGCTTAAACATCTCCATGAAATAACATCAACATCAAACTGAATAATTTTAGTTGGTCAGCTCCATGATGGCAGAAACTATGTCCCCATCAGTAGCCTTCAGAGCCTTCACAGCTTTAGACCTGGAAACTCCAGCCTGCGTCATCACCAATTCAATATCCTTAGGCTCCACCCCCGTCTCATCCACCTCTTCATCATCCTGAGCCATGGCTGATGACTCGGGCTTGGATATCACATTGCTGAGATCAGGAGCCTTGAATTGTTCTGCAGCTTGAGTCTGCAATTGCGAACTCAAGTCCTCAATCTTTGCCTCCCCAAATATAACGTACGTGTCTGATGTAGGGCTTTTGAAGACATCCGGTTTTGAGATAACAAACAAAATCTGAAAGAAAGAAGTACCCAGTCATTTTATTGTAATCAGAAAATAAATAGTAGAAGACAATGGGGTTCGAAAAGCAATTTGCATGAACTGAGTCAGAGGAACAAGAGGGAACAAACATTCTTGCTCTTTTTGACAGTAACGCGGCTGACACCTGGGATGGGTTTCATTCCAAGCTTCAACATTGCCTTGCGACTCTTCTTTTCACTTCTGCTCTGCTTCGACCTACCACTTCCATCTCCATCTTGTTGGCCTGCGAACATAAACACAGGACAATTGAGATATGATACCCCAAAAAAAACCAACAAAGCCTGAACTCCAATAGGTGGGATTTGCCATGACAATCTTTTTAGTATCAACATCAACAAACAAGAGGCATCAAATATTAACAGAATAACAGAACGATTTTCAAACTAAAGATACAACATCGGAGGAATACATCAATTAATTACTTTTAGTACATATTTTGGCATCTCTGGTATATGCATGTTTAGGCATAAATTTAAGATGAATGATAGGCATTATTCCAAGAACATTCTACACTGAATTCATATTTCTATTTTCTGCTGCATTGTCTAATCATTGTATCTTGGCAAGATGTTCCATCAACACCTTAAGACAGCTCCTTTTCCCTTGCAATTTTCACTAAATGTGCTTTCgccctaaaaataataaaaatatgaacCCTCATAAACTTGCTACCAATGATTGCATTGAAAACTTGTATTCCACTGTTTCACTAAATGTGCTTTCgccctaaaaataataaaaatatgaacCCTCGTAAACTTGCTACCAATGATTGCATTGAAAACTTGTATTCCACTGTCCCCTTCCTACCTTTCCTAGTTTAGTAGCATCAGTCCAAAGAAGGGCATTGTCATTTCAAGCGCCAGTCACATGTCTCATGCTGATGCAAGTAGAAGATGTTGAGCATTCTGGAGCCATTATAATCACTTTACTTTCAAAAACAACACATTTAATAGAAAGAAAGAACACATTTGAGGGCACAAGGAAACATTCAGCAATCAAAATCCAGCGAAGAgcataaaaaatttttaaatattgattAAAAATGGCCAGGAAAAGCAATTAAAAAGAGAGGCAGGACTCCAGAAATGAAAAACTTGAGGCAGATAAGGGTGggttgagagagagagggtcATCTGCATTGGTGGCTCGTGGTCAGTGGCTGCCTTGTCGCTAGGACATAGGACTAATTAGGTTGGCTAAAGAGAGATTACTTATTCTCATGAGCTCATCCATTTGAGATTTAAGCGGAATATTGAAGAATAAGGGGCAGTGATAAGACACAGACACAGAGCAAGGTATACCTTGGCTCATGGAGACTGAAAGGTGAAGTAAAATTGAGAGAGTCACTAAGACTCAAGAGAGGAATTCATCTCTTGAAGCCAACCTTTGGCTTTATCTGGGAGAAGGCTCAAACATACAGCATAGAATCATTGTTCGGGTAGTTCATTGCAGGAGTTTAGGTCTAATACCATCTTAGAATTCCTTCCCAATCAGCCAATCCTAACTTCAACGAAAGCTACTACACATTTTATTCCTTGACTTAATTATTTGAATTATACTAGTTATTCATCCTAATACTCTCAATCATAACTTTTTCCTGTCATCTTTGGCCGCTCAACAgtttgatccatataacataatggATCATATCTTCAACTCTTGTACATCTGTAATTGATCCAAGGGGAATCTATGGTTTCTAATAATTTTCTAGCCATTAAGTATAACTTTATTGATTATCCTTCCTGGAATACTAAAATAGGATTCATATAGTTCTTACTCCCAGTTATTTTATTAAAACATCTAGATTCTATACCCCCTCTATCCATAGTCCAAATTTATATTCCCCATAAATTCATCTGTCAAGATATCATCCATAAATAACATATCATCTTGGATATGCTTGGTAAGTTCAAATATAATTAAAGCAAGCAGATGACTCCTTAACATGCACCTATTGtgattataaaaacaaaaaataaataaatcaaatgaAATTAGTATTTATTGAAAGCACATAGCATTAATAACAACTCCTTCTACTGCCACTAACATTAACTAACTTATCCTCATTGGTACATTGGCATGCATTGCAAATTCCAAAACCATGTAAACTGCCCCTCTCCCTACGGGTTCTATGCCTAACTTGCCCTCAATTaaattcattccttaatttatattGTTGATATACTACTCATTTTATATAGACAAATTGAGACAATTAAGAGTGATTTTCCATCTTGTACATACAAATGTTGGAAAATTGGAAAGAAGTCATTTtgcaaaaattagaaataaaaaacaaaactaTTTTCCACTAGTGAACACGCCCTTGGTAATCCAAAACCCTTTCCAAAGGGTTTGAAATTCTCATCAAGTCACCAATTGATTGATTCTCATCAAGAATAGTTTCTCTATCATCGTCTTGGAAGATTTTTGAAGCTTTGGAGCATTTCAAAGGCTTTTTTTcacatttaaaaatttctacaagATAATATACTTTTTCCAATACAAGGGCGCACACATACATGATTTTATCCTGTATATATGTACGTATAAAAAATACTCAATATATTCATGTTAAAGTATTTTGTTTATCTTACATAGATACATGTGACATAAGGGTGTTTCATATCACTAGAAAAATTATGGAAccaaaatgagaaatgaaaaccaaaacataattataatttgAAAAGAGTATAAAGTAAAAAATATTATCATAATACtagaaaaattaattataataattttacttaattattaaatttttaaactccCCTTTTTTAGTACTCCATGAATAACCATGATAATTATAAAATAAGGGGAAATGAttgttttaaatcaatttaattaatttttacaaattttacaaatttatggatatttttattttaattgtacttTAAGTTCACatgattaatttaaattaaattaaaattttgcatGAAATGAATGTAATCCACAATAGTCAATTCTAATTATTAAAGAACTGCATTAACAAGTTGCCACAAAAAATGGAAAACTATAAGATCTAGTTTTCAATATTTGTGAGAACTTACATGTTACAACAGAAACAAAAAGCTAGAAACACAAATTAACTTGTtaacataatttatttcttcACTATACAGCAACAATAACAGAAAACATAAACGATACCACGCAGACTCTTCCAAGTTAACAGAATAGTTGCATCAAATCTCTTAATAATGATTCTTAATTCTCATTTCATAAGATTAAGATTAATTAGAATCTCAATTTGACAACCATGTTCTCATCCTCTTCAATGCTATTTTCATTGCTTGCACACCAGAACAACTTGCATGACTCTTTTCCGTAAGCAACTTACTAATGACAAATAATATCAATCAGTGTGCATGCTTGGAGTAATCTCATGCTTTTGAGTATTAATAATCATCGCCTCAACCTTTTATTTTAATATTCAGTAGCAAACTCACCTTCAGCCTCATCATCAtctttatcatcatcatcatcctcatcctcatcctcatcttcatcttcaaccACAGGCTCGTCAGGCTGTCATAATGCAGAATGGTTATATCATGTAAAATTATGTCGCATAAAGGGTTGCTTCATTTTGAATAGTTCAAATCAATTTCGTAGCACCATATAAGCATTCGGCTAAATAAAGAAGCGAGCAAAATGTACATATAATTTGGCATCCTTTCAGAAAAAAATGGACTAATTTGTAATCACACAGAAATCAAGACAAGTTTAACAACTTCCCAGTACTTCTGTTTGTTTTATTTTGGGGAGAGGCGACTAGGAGAAGCAAAGctaaaagatgaaaaaaaaaaccatatgaGTAAAACTTGGCTGTGCAATTACCATGAAATGAGCTGTTAGCAAAGCCTTGATTTAGTAGACTCAAGAACAGTTAAGGCCCCATGATTCACACATTAGCTAATACCCTGTGCCTAAAAATTTACAAACCTGTATTCACCCTTGTTATGAATACTAGATTCAGTTTCAAGCACAACTTTTTATAATCCACTCTCATCAAGGCACACTGAAGCTCAACAGCCAAAGCTATCCAAGATTATTTGCCATGGTGGAACCCTACAATAGTCTCGCCCTCACCAACTCTCATCAAGCCATTGTGTAAGCTGTAGTGAGGTGCACTTAGGAACGGACACTTTCACACCTTTCCGCCCCCGAACCCCTcccaaccacccccccccccccctaaaaaaaaaaaagaggcctGCGGGCTCACATTTAGCATAACGAAGGTAGAACTAGAGATAAACCAAGCTGTCAATATTGAACCTTGAGCATTCAGTAAAATGGAATCTTCAGTGCAAAATTCAAGTTTTCTATGGGAAATGCAAATGCTGATAATTGCTTTAAAATAGATTCATTTCCAAATATATTTTACGATCTTTCCCTAGTCATttccaattttaaaaaatagaagtaAGCATTTCTTATTCTTAAAAGATCTCAAATGGTCCACAACCATTCCCGAGAAGTTCCCTTCGAGTTTCTATATCACTCCCCCTAGCAATCTCAATTCCCTCCAGAAACTGCATTTCAAGACAACTTTAAACGCATAACAAAATTTCAGGtcatatttttcttgttattttttaaaaacaaaacaaacaaccCATTTACATGCAATCGCAACTAGGAGCTTGGTCGGTTAGATTTGTCAAAATTAACAGCACGCACAGTCCGCGTGTAGAATTCCCTTTAATACAGGCAGCCAAACTCATAAATACCAAAAGAGGGAAATACAAAAAACCCATATAAAACACCTTCTAAGCAATAAATCAACTAGCGCTGAATCTAACGGTCTTATCCCCGTTTTCCAGACTATAAAGATATAACGATTACGACCCAGAGATTTCCACTCGGATTGATCTACACGTAAATATTCTTTATCACAAACAAACGCAAACACATATTAGATCTATTCCAGGGAGAAAGAAATTTACGAATACTAAAGCAACAAACACTGCAATAGTAGATCCAAAAGCTTACGTCAATCTTATGTTGTTCTAAATGAGCGGCGAGGAGCTCTTCCTGCGTCTGAGCAGTCATGGCGTTGCGGAGAGCGAAAGAGGATGGTAATTTACACAGCgcgtaaaaaccctaaaaaaccccGAAATGAAACTGAGGAAGCCGGCAGCTGGAGGTAGGCTTTTATAGTCACGGCCTGAGAATGTGGAATTACGAAATTGACACGAGGTTTGTCTATCCGATTGTCCGATCTTTGGGTCCGACCCTTCAGCCCATGTAACCCGGATCCGAATTATTGATCATAACTcctcttgagttttttttttattaaatccaATTATCGTAATTTAGGtaagaaaaaaatacaaatctattatattacaataaatacttattaaaaaaaaattctcaactAAAACTATAATATTTTGATAAAAAGTTTGATTTCTTTTTTCatggttttatttaatttatttcttttcctttgtCTCGGGTACAAGTGAGGAGAATCATTCGAGTGttgaatttattttctattttaattaaaGAGAGTGGAGTGATAGTCTTTTAAAGTGGCaaactaattaaaaaataaattttccatTGTGATAGTATAATAATATTGTAAACATTTAGTATATAATTAATAAAGAGAACAAATATTGTGgtgtcaacttcaaggggcgcagaattagtcacgtggaccgtaaaacggacgagTAGATACccagtgcgtaatccaaaaaaaataaataaataaagggaacAAATGTAACACATTATCAATTATTTGTGTCTTAATAGATGGAGAACCTTCTAATTCtaattttaagataaaaaaaaaatatttcggAGTTGTAATTTGTTAGGAATGAGAGATTCGAAGCGCAAACATATGAACCCCgactttaatattttaaaaatggcaTTCAAAGAGGTGGCAAATATTTGATTCTTAAAAAAGAGACACCTTTTGAATTATTTGAAAAGTTTGTCTAATtatatacaaggttttatattaTAATGGcaggaaaaataaaatagagaatgatgtaaaattcaaattataattaGTCTTTATAGAGCAAATTATAGTATCATCATATCATCAATCACTGTTAGGTTGTAATAACAAATTATGGAGAAACTAAATATTGTAGTGAATAGTAGTGAGCGGCAATTATTATTAATGATGGTAATAAATGACAAGAATGTATAAGATGGTTTATAAAGGtgaattaaaatttctaaattatatttgctGGCGTGTGACAAGTAGTATTGGTAGGGGAAAAAGAAAACTATGGTATTGGAAAACTTATTGGTAATTTCAATGctcataaaatttaaatttccctATAAGAATTTACACTTTTTGTGGCAATACTTTCCTAACTGAGAGTCAAAATTTCATCACAGTATATTTCTTATGATGAAATTTGTTTTtcacaaaaaaagttatgactaattatttatgaaaaaaaaaattgtcattgTGCCATAAAAATTCTTACAATTTACGAGAAGTTTTTATCACAAAAAagggtattaaaaatttctctttGAAATTTTTCTCCTCTAATCCCGTCATCTCGTGTTTGCTTTTATTAGTTGGACCTTTTTAAATTAAGCGCTCactatcttcttttttttttttttcctttccttcgttaatttcttattcttta from Malania oleifera isolate guangnan ecotype guangnan chromosome 9, ASM2987363v1, whole genome shotgun sequence carries:
- the LOC131163634 gene encoding nascent polypeptide-associated complex subunit alpha-like protein 1, encoding MTAQTQEELLAAHLEQHKIDPDEPVVEDEDEDEDEDDDDDKDDDEAEGQQDGDGSGRSKQSRSEKKSRKAMLKLGMKPIPGVSRVTVKKSKNILFVISKPDVFKSPTSDTYVIFGEAKIEDLSSQLQTQAAEQFKAPDLSNVISKPESSAMAQDDEEVDETGVEPKDIELVMTQAGVSRSKAVKALKATDGDIVSAIMELTN